In the Anastrepha obliqua isolate idAnaObli1 chromosome 1, idAnaObli1_1.0, whole genome shotgun sequence genome, one interval contains:
- the LOC129253404 gene encoding probable cytochrome P450 304a1, whose product MLTEILLCICAVICLYLSYSYAVGRPEGFPPGPPRIPLFGSYLFMMLADMKYLHKGVLKFSKWYKSDIVGFHVGPFPVVAVHNAEGVKEILNRREFDGRAQVYLASMRAPSNEVLGIFFREGPIWKEQRRFVLRFLRDYGFGRRFDELESVIQAEITDLLDLIRNGPRYPHEHELSKPGGYRIYLPNILSPFVANSFFHIVMNERHSRAEQADLLHLVKMGMQFQRKADDYGKMLSIMPWIRNVFPKASSYEALMESNVAVYKYFEKIVDYHLRTYDECCERNFIDLYIKEMRKEHEEGRTECYNREQFIMSLADFSFPAFTAAGAQMGFLIQYFLWYPEVVKRVQAEIDAVVGRGRLPTLEDRKNLHYTEATLREGLRIETLVPSDLPHKALVDTELMGFKIPKDTIVIPSLYAFHSDPRVWGDPERFRPERFLDDNGKLCLKKDISLPFGAGKRLCAGETFARNIMFLMTTALCQNFNFVLAPGDELPDLSKNYSGLSITPLDFWVQLEERK is encoded by the exons atgttaaCAGAAATTTTATTGTGCATTTGTGCAGTGATTTGCCTGTATTTATCATACAGCTATGCTGTTGGACGTCCTGAAGGATTTCCACCGG gaCCTCCACGCATCCCACTATTCGGCAGTTATTTATTCATGATGCTGGCCGATATGAAATATCTGCATAAAGGCGTACTGAAATTCAGCAAATGGTATAAATCGGATATTGTGGGTTTTCATGTTGGCCCCTTTCCCGTTGTGGCTGTGCATAATGCCGAAGGTGTCAAGGAGATATTAAATAGGAGAGAATTTGACGGACGCGCTCAAGTGTATCTCGCGTCAATGCGAGCGCCAAGTAATGAAGTCTTag GTATTTTCTTTCGTGAAGGTCCCATCTGGAAGGAGCAACGTCGCTTTGTACTGCGCTTTTTACGCGATTATGGATTCGGTCGTCGTTTTGACGAACTAGAATCGGTCATCCAAGCAGAGATCACTGATCTTTTGGATCTTATACGCAATGGACCACGCTATCCGCACGAACATGAATTGTCCAAACCGGGAGGATACAGAATTTATCTACCAAATATACTCAGCCCTTTTGTAGCAAATTCATTTTTCCACATTGTCATGAATGAGCGACATTCACGCGCGGAACAAGCGGATTTACTGCATTTGGTCAAAATGGGTATGCAATTTCAACGCAAGGCCGACGATTATGGTAAAATGTTGAGCATTATGCCATGGATACGTAATGTCTTTCCGAAAGCGAGCTCTTATGAGGCGCTAATGGAATCAAATGTTGCCGTCtacaaatattttgagaaaatcgtTGATTATCATTTGCGTACCTACGATGAATGTTGTGAGCGAAATTTCATTGATTTATATATCAAAGAAATGAGGAAAGAGCACGAAGAGGGGCGCACAGAATGTTACAATCGCGAACAGTTCATCATGAGTTTGGCAGACTTTTCTTTTCCTGCCTTTACAGCTGCTGGCGCACAAATGGGTTTTCTCATACAATATTTCCTCTGGTATCCGGAGGTGGTGAAACGTGTGCAAGCGGAAATTGATGCGGTAGTGGGAAGAGGACGATTGCCAACGCTGGAAGATCGTAaaaatttacactacactgaggCTACATTGCGAGAGGGTTTGCGCATTGAGACTTTGGTGCCATCCGATTTGCCACACAAAGCATTAGTCGACACGGAGTTAATGGGTTTTAAGATACCGAAG GATACAATTGTAATACCGAGTCTCTATGCCTTTCACTCGGATCCACGTGTATGGGGTGATCCGGAGAGGTTCAGGCCTGAACGTTTTTTGGATGACAatgggaaattgtgcttgaaaaagGATATTTCACTGCCTTTTGGTGCTG GCAAGCGTCTTTGTGCAGGCGAAACTTTTGCTCGGAATATTATGTTCTTAATGACAACAGCTCTGTGTCAGAATTTCAACTTTGTCTTGGCTCCTGGTGATGAGTTACCCGATTTGTCCAAAAACTACAGCGGCCTCTCTATAACCCCACTCGATTTTTGGGTGCAGTTAGAGGAAAGAAAGTAG